A segment of the Lolium perenne isolate Kyuss_39 chromosome 3, Kyuss_2.0, whole genome shotgun sequence genome:
GATCAGCCCGGACGGACAACCGGACAACCATCTCCAATCGTTACATTAATTGAACAATCCGGACGAATCTCCACTAACGCATCTCCAAATAAAACCGTTACCAAAACGTGCCCACCTTCATCCCACACGTCCGTCGCCTCGCAGCTCCCCGGCCGACCTTCGTCCCCTCGCCGATCTTCACCCGCACGACCGTCGCCTCGCAGCTCCCCGGCCGACCTTCGTCCCCTCGCCGATCTTCATCCGCACGACCGTCGCCTCCCAGCTCCCTCGCCGACCTTCGTCCCCTCGCCGATCTTCATCCGCACGACCGTCGCCTCCCAGCGCCCTCGCCGACCTTCGGCACCACGGACTAGCGACAGCGCCGGCGCCCTACACATGCCAACTCGAACTGCTCCATGTCCATCAACTCACCATGGTCAATAGCTAGACCGTAGTGCGTAGTTGCCGCCAACCGCGCCAGCAAGTCCTTCACGAAGGATACCATCACGGATCAACACCAACAAGACGTCACCGCCGACACCATCGAGGATGCCGCCCAGCACCTGCCGTCGGCAGCTGCTCCTCCAACTCCAACTGCTCCAAGGAGGCTGCCTCACATCCCTGCACACGCGGCTTCACATCAAATTTCAAGGTACCGGAATGAAATAGCAATGTACAACTTACATCAAATAGAATTAAATCTTGTGACTATTAGAAAAGCACTGTACCATTTAATCATACTGACAATTTGTACGTAACAAGTTATCTTGTTGAATGAATGATAGATGAAGCTAATTCCCCTCAGTGTTGTCCAATTGAACCACCTTTCCTTCACATTTGGAATCTAACCAGAATTATAGAAAAGAGTTACAAAGAAATACAGTTAATTCAAGACTCAACTACGTGTTGTGTCAAACAAAGACACACAAGCAGCAGCCCTGCTTACACCTAAAGCCCCAAGCTATAGTTTTACTTGGTGCATACACTTCATGAGACGATCAAGTAATAAAACAAATACAAGCATCCTCTTTCTTACATCTTTGCATGCTAAAAGGAAATAAATCGTTATCATAGAGCTATTACTAGGAAAGGTTGGATTGCATCATATCCATTGTCTACAACCTACAAGTAGTGTAGGcaaggaagaggaggagcagaaacCAGCAAGTATATGTATGTGTACATGAGGAAGACGAATGGCCATGGTATATGTATGAGTACATCTCAAGAATCTAAAACACAATAACATAATCTTATGAATTTGATTGCCACCCCTCACCTCCTCGATTTTCTTGAATATTTTAGGCCGGTGGTCACTGGTCATGTCCTCGCACAAAATCAACATCTCTGCCTTAACTTGGAGTTGCATGGCATGCCTGATAGAGATTGGCATGCTGTATGGCCCATCAGCATTACTACCTTGAGCAGCAGCCATAAAACAATTTTAGGACAATGCAATGATATAAAAGAACTCAACTATATGTTTCAGAGCCACAGTTTCATACACATCTTGAAAAAGTAATAATTACACATCGATCATGTGTGTTGATGTCAGCTAGCAAAATCGTTGATTAGCACAAAATTGGAAACCCAGGGATCTTTTCTTCTCTACTAAAAGAAATAATTAACCATGGAAGGCGATTGATAACGCACCCAAAAATTAACTTCAAAAGGAAATTGATGATTCATCCTCTCTTATGAAAGAAAATAATATTAGCCATGCGAGTTCATTGATAACACAAGGATTTCCCATCAATAATAAATGTGCAACAAAAGGATATAAATCATTAGTTCGACCGATACACACAAGGTTAAAACTCGACATGACACGACAAGACGTATGTTACCTCATAAGTTCATTTCTGCCATGTGAGATCTCTTCTTCCCTCATTCTGGCCATAAAGTCTCACTGGACCAAGAATTCCAGCATTCCAAGTCTTGAAAATATTTTCCAACATTCTATGACAGAGAGTGGAATAAAAATGAGTATGAAAGCTCAAATAGAAGATGATTAATCGTGCGTGCCACATGCATCTAAAAAATATAAATAGCTGGGAAGAAGTTAGTACGGAAAGTGACATCACATTTGCAACCAGGATGGATGTTTGACTGCTTTCTGTAGTGGTAGCTGATAAACCTGAGAAGCTGTTATGCTTACTTCAGATTTCTTCTTAGGTTTTTCAAACTTTTATGTTTACTGTGTTTTAGAAAGCTCAAATTTTCACATATGCTGCAGTCTTTTAATACCATTTACTTTTGCAGGCAAAGGAAGCATAACAAAACATGTCATCATCGAACCGTACTCCATTTCAGGACATAACCAACGGGTAAAACCTACGTGACTAACAACAGTGACTTTGTTTAAATCGCTTGCTGTTATATAAAGTTTATTTTGTCGTACATGCAGATCCTAAAGAGGTCAAAAGGAAAagggatagagaatattatgctAGACATAAAGATGAGATTTCAAGGCGCCGGCGTGAAGCACGAGAACTTAAAAAACAAGCAACTATACTGGATAATCTCAATAACGATACCGCAATATGGCATACACCATCTGCTGGACAATTGGGAGTCACCCAGACACCTGCAACAGGTAATGCGTTCTTAACATCTGCTATCATATACATGGTGTGATTTTGGATGCAAGTATATATATGTCATACTAATTTATCATATGCTATCATATTTCAGGCATGGCTCCATTTGTGCAGCAGACAAATGCATCTCAACTTCCTCAACCAGATTCATGGCAATCCTATGCAGATGGTTCGCTCAACCATAAAGCAGGTAGACTAATATGCGACATTACGGAATTTACTTTACAAATATAAATATTTGGGATAACCATGTCACATTAAAATGGTACATAAAGCTCATTGAAGTAGAATTTGGGATAACCATataagaaagctgggtagcaattTATGCAATTCATGCAACAAATTATAGTATGGAGAGTATACGGAAGATTACCCTTGAAACGTAGTTCACTGATTTATGTTTTCTTCTGCCTGCTCTTTGGTTCCTCACCTGGTTTGCTGCTTGCTCTTCCCTCCCTGAAATGCCATATTACTTTGAGATGGCAAACgattcatgtacaagcatacactAACCAACCTATTTACATTTTGGAGAAGGCATATGAACTGAAAAGATTCAACTACTGTTATTCAGATAAAATTATCTCGCATACACAGGAAGCACAAAGCTTTCTCTGATAACCGTCTAAGGGAACTCACAGTAGCAACATCTCAACTCACGTTACAAACACAATGACATTACCATCGCAGATTCTGGCATATGGGTAGTGTTCCCTATCTTTGCATATCAGTTTTTGATTTTAACTTAGCTGAAGATTAGAATTCCTACGGCACATTAGATTCATTAATTTATTTTCACCCACAGAGAGAAGAACCCATTATAGTACATGACACAAAAAACAATCTTCAGTGCGGAAAATTGAATGCCCAATTTCCTAAACAGAGCAAGTATAGTGCAGCCAACAAATTAAGCATCGCTAAGCAAGCATTATCGGGAAGACCCAATGCAAAACCGGAACATCAAGCACAACCTAGCACTGTATTATTATTACAATTCAATATTTACAGCAAGATGCAAAAGTTAGGAGCCAGGCAATATAGCACCAGTACCTTCAGGCGTGATGAGAGGGCCTGGCCCTGGAAGCGGCGACTGAGCTCGACAACTATCCATGTACTGGAGGAGATATCAGCGGAGGAGGACGGCGAGCGCGAGCTGTAGGCGCGCGGCGACGGCTGACTCGAGGGACATGCGAGCGGGGGCAAGCTGGGTGATCCACGCCTCCGCTTCCGCCGCTGAAGAGCTCGAGCACCTCCCAGTCGCGGGTCACCGGCCGGAGGTGGTCGTTGATGTGGAGGCGTCGGTCACACGGGATGCGAGATGGGGGAGAGCTGGAGCTCGGAGGAGGGATCAGGGTGTTGCAGGGATGGGGGACGGGGTgggtgaaagaacatctctcatattatgttttgtgtgtttgatgttaatatataagatacactaatgtttgtttaagtggtgcagagattacatagatatttaatcttgtgtgttggatttgatcgactgtcaaaagaaatcagaaaagttggccagggccggataatccgggccggatattgttgaaatatccggccccctggttttggctaagtcttcgaggaaatgcggctcagtatgggggccggacatttacccggataatgtcccggtattgtaccagggccggattatccgggccggatattttggaaatatccggcccccccatttttggctaaggactggaagaaatgtggctcagtacatgggccggacttttggccggacattGTCCTGGTTTTGTCCCGAAGactggattatccgggggggggggggcggattatccggcccttacttaggccggattatccggccccccggaagctgcaacggctccatttcgagagggggtataaataccccccttctcctaccttggttgcttgctcaatcattatacaagaaatctgccaagccacctccattagagccacctcaagaaagtcaagatttgcaagatctccttcctcccccaaccaaagctcttgatctttggagattcaaaggagaagacaccgatctacatcctcaccgaagcgttcttcatttccccctctcttgtttgagggatctcatgctagtgttcctatttggttccctagttgatttgtgttgatgtattgttgttgattgttgtgttgtaacagatttgggagcctccaatttggttgtggatgtgtgccccaagaaccttgtaaaggcccggtttccgcctcgaggaaatcccttagtggaagtgggctaggccttcgtggcgttgctcaccggagatctgagtgaagccttcgtggctgttggtttgtctttcgtagcaaccacactcctccaaacgtagacgtaccttcttgcaaaggaagggaactacgggaatcatctccgtgtcatcgcgtgctccactctcggttacctctatcctattctctatatattgcttagatatatcttgcttagttgttagccttgtcatataggtaaattcacttagttgcatatctagagaatttaccctttgtgtcaagcctaaattgaaaaagaactaaaaattggttagcacctattcacccccccctctaggtgcggcatacgatcctttcaattggtatcagagcctcggctcttatttcgggcttaaccgcctaagagtatgccggacgaggagtcctcggaaggggccgccaagatggtctccgtggaagacttcaattcattgaagtcctccatggaagcccaaatggaaagcatgaaaaagatgattgccgagcttttggctccggcccttcccaaggctcctagtgtagaggtaaaagacacgggtgcgttagatAAGGGAGAGACTTCGGAtctaccctcatctaccaaacccgtggaaggtgataacttaaacactatcaaatctcccattgcatctcctaggggaaccaatgggagtgagagctacaatcgagtacctccacctttccaatcacccgacataccggttccccatccccatttgaacattcggggcgacccacctaagttttctattgaaaatttcgatacttggcaatttgagttccgctctcatgtttgcagtgcctccaacgaattatggagaatcatcatggtgggcttcaagccatacaaccccgacaacttgactagaagagaagcggttgatagtcaactcaacaacaccgccttgcacatgattcaatctAGTGTGGGGACGAaagaattgcatcgtgtccggaactacaccaccgccaaggaagcttgggatggtttgacctcaagttgcattggaagtgagagtacaaggaggaacaagtataatgctctcaagaataaagccgaaggattcttgaggctaccggatgaagatcatgaggacatgtatggaagacttctcaccgttgccgatgccttccggcttattggtgccacccacataaatgactcttggatcaaggagaagtacattgaatgcatgatgccatttgtacccattgatgtcaagactcttgtggggagggaatgctattcctctctcacctctcaacaagtcgtgcacgagatgcaagctctcaaggtgcttgaggaagcctctcatgattctcgcaatcgtgctcttgggatggcaaaaggttccaaccttgccttggtggccaACTCCGTCgatgaagtgattcctcaagaatcttatagggcatcttggagcatgacctatccggaagatttgcaatgccactaccatgaccacatggccttccatgcaaagtctttttggattgatccctccaaggccaaggaagacaacatcaagaggaacaacaaaagtgggttcactagctttggtccaaagacaagatcatgctacaattgtgatgacaagcgccacttcattgccgaatgcccctatgagaatagagagcttcataatgggaggctcattcccaaggacaagagcaaagactcaaagggcaaatattcaaagcccctcaacaagaagttctacaacaacaagaccaagaagggcaagaggccctcaagagttgtgctagtaacaagggaagaatattctaccgatgaagttgaaagctctagtggtgatgaagatgaagaaagctcaaaggaattagccgccatcgtcaccaccaacacaccctcttcaactctctttgaatctcccaatgagaaccctcacatcaagaatgcacattgcttcatggcaaggtcctccttggacacacctattgtgctatccactcaagaagagtatacctccggagatgatgatgttgatgatgaagaagatgcaacctctaatggattggtcgctcttgcctccctctccactaactcttcatcaccaagtgaatcccccaatgaggtcattcatgtggaggaagaaagttgccttatggctaaatcctccgaggtatcatcccctaacccctctatgcctaacttatctagtgatctaggggttgatgatgctagtctaaaagtgaaacaagaaatgctagaatttgatgatttcattcttaacctacaaggtaacactaagaagcatgtttctagcctcatggttcgtatagctcaacaaagtgatatgcttgagaaaaagggtcaaatagagagagaagactctcttgaaatccatgctcttaaaaatgctcttgaggaaagtcaagaaactatagcttctcttgaggagaggctagaaactcttgaagaacctcaagataaaattaacaagctcacaaaagctagagatcttgctagggctaagtctaaagtgcttaaaaaggaaaaggcccaatttggtgttgatcatgagaaacttgtgaaggatctagatgaactagacaaggctcacaaagccttgaagagtgaatactctctcctctccgagtcttatgagcaacttcaaattaggcttgcttcatatgacatacctagtacctctactccttcatgtgatcatgcaaatataattgaggaaaatgctaggttgaaagatgaacttgctaggacctcctctccccaaagtaaactttccttggatgatcttttgagtaagcaaaggtcaaacaatgggaaggagggacttggttttaataccaaggctaaaaaggcaaacaagaaaaagaccaagcccgcacatgagaaagctaatggtgaaacccgaaagggcaacaccattaatgatgatggtgcgagaatagataaccctcactatgttctctttaaagattattatggtgatgtctatgctaaatatgatggttatgttgcttggtctatttgggttccaaagacccttgttgctaacaaaagaggacccattgaaaaatgggtacctaaatccaagaattgatctcatgtaggactatgccgccggaggttcaaaatgggtacttgatagtggatgtacaagtcatatgaccggcggcaagaacctcgtcaaggagttgaggcctaacataaatgatatcaccgtctcctttggcgataattctacatccgaggtattgggttttggcaaggttgtggttgcacacaacattactcttgtggatgtcatgcttgtcaaaacccttggttacaatttgctttccgtttccgcccttggcaagatgggtttcgccgtctttattgataatgatattgtggtcctcttgtggagcaagactctaaaagtcgcattcgttgggtaccgcgaacacaacttgtatgtggtggacttttcgggggccaccacgtcaagtgcgatgtgcctattcggaaaggcggacgtgggttggttgtggcatcgccgcctagcccatgtcaacatgagaactttgcaaagtcttcacaaggggaaccatattgtgggactaatggaaaatgtgtcttttgccaaagatcgtgtttgtagggcttgtgttgaaggcaaaatgcatgactctccgcatccaagcaagaccatcatctattccaagaggatcttggagctccttcatgtggatctctttggtcccgttactcatgcaagtcttggtgcgaagaaacattgcttggtgattgtcgatgactactcaagatacacttgggtctactttctcaagacgaaagatgagactcaacaagtattcattgactttgctaccgaggtgcaacgccaacacaacctcctcattatggcaataagaagtgacaacggctccgagttcaagaactacacactcaatgattttcttagtgatgaggggattcgtcatcaatattccgctgcttacacccctcaacaaaatggtgttgcggagaggaagaaccggactcttatggatatggcaaggtctatgatggcggagtataaatcccgctataacttttgggccgaagccatctcaaccgcttgtcactcctccaaccgtctCTATCtctgcaagggcttgaacaagactccatatgaaatactcaccgggaacaagcctaatatctcatacttcaaggtgttcgggtgtaagtgttt
Coding sequences within it:
- the LOC127341885 gene encoding uncharacterized protein gives rise to the protein MARMREEEISHGRNELMSNADGPYSMPISIRHAMQLQVKAEMLILCEDMTSDHRPKIFKKIEEIPNVKERWFNWTTLRGISFIYHSFNKITCYVQIVSMIKWDVRQPPWSSWSWRSSCRRQVLGGILDGVGGDVLLVLIRDGILREGLAGAVGGNYALRSSY